The DNA segment cggattcagggggtctcaaaacgtggatatttgaccaaaaatggggGGGGTCACATTTTACACAAACATAATAGCttccctgatgagaatgtaaacagatgaattttcatctgaatagttaaattttcaaccaacaaaccaaataattttagaccaaatttcaattatttttaattaaattgaattatttaaattattattaaattaaatcaaattattatttgacaaatttttgaacttttaagcaaaagagataaTTTTGTAACCCAATAGCTCAATTCTGAACCTTCagagaagaattttcagccaagaacgaattttcattctaaaaacatgaattgaaaatgaatttgaatgGTCGAACAaagaatatgactttttaaaaaaatagtggaattttcaccaaaaaaaaattaatatttaataaaaacgttacatttacaaccgaatagttaaactttgaagcaAAAGGGATGAATTATAAGCCATCAAagctgaactttcaaccaaatggtcaaattttcgaaaaaaaattaaacttaaactaaaattaaaatagttaaatttctaaatcaaaaaggcgaaatttttaaattaaggtaaattttcaatccaaaggacgaattttctatacaaaacgaAAAATAgcctacaaaatagttcaattttcggcgaagaagttcaaatttcaaccaaatagttgaatttttcataaaaaaaagattaattatcaagaaTATcataatagatgatatttcagcCAGGCAAGGATtattatcttaaatgaaaaaagtcaaacttaTCCACAAAGGTTCAGTCAAGAGAGAACACAAAATCAAACCATAATTGTTGACTTATCAAACCAAAAAAGCAAATTTgataggaaatattaaaaattttcaaatgaaagaaaaaatatatatttcacaaaaaagttaatttttttattaaatagttaaatgtcctacaaaaataataaaattttgagttCAATTTGAGGttccaatttttcattataaaaaaaaaattcaacccaaaaacgaattgaaaataaacttcattttttaagccaaacattttaatttaaaacttctcaGGATGGAATTTAAACCGCAAATGGAAGTTAAATTCCTTAATGCAAACATGATTGTGAAatatagaacaaaaattaaacaaaatagttgaattttctaccaataaaactatttaaactcataaaaccaatttttaatgaagtaaatcaatcaaatttaagaagattgatttttgataaaaaagacgaattttcaacaaaataaattttgaatcaaggagattaattttttaccaaaaaaaagacaaatttgcatgaaaatacataaattttcaacaacattatttaacttttatataaTAACGATATTTTGCAACaataatgaaatggttaaattttcacctaaaaaaatgaatcttcaactaatgaaaaattaatttttaacaaaacagttaatttgctAATAAAGAGATTTACCTTCAActgattaaatgaatttttaatcaaatagttgggCATTTGAATcaagtggttaaattttgaatcaagacgATTTATTTCATACCAAATAAAGTCACATTCACAAGAATCAAATAAAATCATCGAATAAATTCTTGAGTTTTCCAGtaaaaacggtcaattttcaaccaataatggaataattgagttttcagttcacgaaagaaattcttaactaaaagaaaagcgtttgcaacaaaatagttctattttaaatCACATGGAtagaatttaaagtaataaaataaatttaaatcaaattgatttacttttaaacaagcagttaaattttcaattaagaagattaattttttcccaagaaaAACAAATCTACAACAAAGTACGCATATTTTAaaccagattgttaaattttcaactgaaaacattaattctaaacagcctgtttttttaaataaaatttgaatcttcaactgtaatggtggaattaaaaacaaaaaagatgaatttctaactaaaatgatgaacgtttgactaaaaaacttgaattttcaaaccaaacaagaaatttataaacaatcaaattaatttgcaaacaaaaaatgaatttgctaccaaaaaaatataatttttaacgaaataaaatattatttaacgaaatacttgaatttacaattaCAGAGACAAATGTtcaaactaatagttgaattttgaattaagaaaaaagaattgtcaacagaaaagtgaaaagttatatttttagtttaaaatattaatttttactaaaacagataaattgtcaaccaaaaatgaaataattaagctTTAACTTTacaaaatcaatgttcaaccaaaaaagaagaattttcccactcaaaatttaatacttaattttttagttaaaaaattaatgttcaatcaaagagaggaatttctaacgaaaattagtgaatattcaactaaaataatatttacatttacaattataaaaaagatataatttttaagaaaatagttcaattttgggCGAAGAAACTCCATGttataaaaaaacaagtttttaatcaaacttttctaTTAGCAAAAGATAAATTCGCAATGAacaatgtaacaaaattttctattataattgagAAAATCTCTAAAGCTATTCGAAGTACtctctttttctgaaatttggaaaagGGTACTTTTGAATTGTGATGAATTCTGACTTgaaacaaatattctttaaactcCTTTCTACTTATTTCgaattacaattcttaaaaaaaaactgattctcTAAGTTTGGAatatcatcaatttgattatcaaaaaatctcacagagcaaaaaatttcaaaaagtttttaaaaataaaaattctttctccaattaaatagagataaaaataaacaaaatcagaTTCATGGACCCttacattctttaaataataaattaagctCTATAAATAAGCAATAAAGCCCTGCGACTGTAGATAaaatagaaatcacttttctaaattgaacacaattactaaaataatgaaaacttcaattttactgTGATCGGAAGTAAATTTCTgggttttaaattatatttcccgTCATTTCCCAGTCAAGTTGCCACCCTGAGTATAGctaaattgtcagaaaaaataaataaatgttcaactaaaaaaaaaatcatttttaacagaacagttaaatcctaaatcaaatattacaatttaactaaaatagataaattctaaTCTTTAGATATAACAGTAaacttctatattaaaaaaaattagctttcgaTGAAAAACAGTCGTCTTTTCTTCTCGgccttttttaattcagtttgaatttaagCTAAAAGAAAAGATAAtaagggaaatttttaaaaaacatacgaaaaaaataaattcttcaactttaaacatttctttcaaaattttaatttccaataaattgaGTTTGAACGAAAAAGTTCTTGACCCTTAACCGCATGTTATAGTCTTTATCCCCTGGGACGTCTTGCCTCTCCCGAAAATACAACAGGTTAGTTCAGACTCTCGAGATGAACTGCTTTGCTCGGAAAccctaaaaaaaagataaaaagagaaagtgaagtatgaatgaaaaataaaaaaaagtggatGAATAACACGCACGCACTTGCTCCTGTCGCCTCGAACTCTGTCTCTGTCTCGATATATCCAAAGAGGGAAGATAAATACCCACCCCGCCAAAGAACCTCAATGCGAAACGTCTCTCGCGGTAGGTTGCCTCtgaatttcttatttataaaacgCATAAAGGTAATGCAGTCTTCCACATTTCAGCAACAAACGCATGTGGCACGTCAGTCAAGCGTGAGAGACTGCACATATCGTGTAATATGTTATTGTGGTATGCAAAGACCACCAATGggcttataaaaatttaaagatcttttctcaaaataaaagGGCAACaatgtaattaattgaattaatgttTAATTGAATTTACTGATCGTAAGACGGAAACTGAAATACttatacagtaaaactcttctatagcgcagctcctgttatacccACTTGTGGCGCGGCGgcaattctcggaagagctatagaagggagggctctTGAAGGGTTTCGCTGTATTTAATTATGCTTCACTaccctatatttaaaaattatttgttctttttatgATCGTGGGAGGGTTCACATATTATGGAACAGACCGTTACCTATTTTCGCGACCCCCCTCCTAACCGCAGTTAtgtaacatttttacatttttatcagagaaggtattaaatttgtgtaaaattcaaacccccccccccccgttttttccaaatgtccacgttttgagatcctctgaatccgaaaaacaggttttcacgaatgtgtgtCGGTCgatgtatgtttgtctgtctgtctgtgagcacgataactttttgGAGAATTGACAGATGGATTTGACATTTGGTATACTGTTTTATTGTCAAAAACttaaggtcaagtttgttagcgaGCCatcacaacaaaattttaagtgagcgcattttaaaaacttttgagtccacttttttattaattaaaaattctctgtatggttattcgtAGTACCTAAAAATGCAAGCATTTTCTCCTGGTGACTTTTTTCGACGAAAAGAGAATTGTCAGAGTTGTAACACTTACCATATTTTAGGCTAAAGAACACACGATATGGatcaaaagtaaaacaaaaaacgttactttttaagGGATCTACAAGagtatcataacaatttttaaagttttttcgaaaaattgaaaatttaacttttgacgacataaaaaataataaaaaatttcatttttcggtcaatttatgcaaatttttgttattactcACTTTTGATAGGACGCGTCGTTCTTAATTAATCCGTAAGAACAgcacttaaaatataaaaattcagattttagaCAAGcgacacaagatacgaaaaaaataaagagggaAAATttgttcaaccgaaaaagacCTACATATTTTgtactaattattttttgatagaatccGTGGATTTTCTTGTAATCGTGATCAATAAAAAATAcccataataataatgaaaataacgacgattaaaaaaatcaaatctttaccAAAATGATGCAGTTAAGAAAAACACATTAGTggcaacaaaaaataacttttcagcaaaacgacacaagctacaataagattttaactaataaaattttttgcctgaattatatctacaaatattctgtctgtctgttcgttCGTTCGcggatggtttttttgttagtacgataactttcgaaagaattgacagattggattttcctttggtaaACTCTTATAGTGTCTTCAAATATGAAgatcaagttctttagccagccattttttataaaaattcaaaaagtgagtgcattttgaatattttttgagaccactgttttcaagattcaaaaattctgctgtacggttattcatactatttagaaagacaaacaatttatcctgataatttttttataaaacctatatttaccagaattatagcatttacaaaattccaaaaaacacacgaaagtGAACATGTTATGCCAAATAAGGGAAGATATAAAAAAGAAacaggagaagaaaaatgttgatttttgaataccctacaagattatcgtaacaacttttggatttttcttgaaaaatggaaaattcaaattttgacagcataaaaagtaataaaaaatctgTCTATTACGTGGACACATTCTCGtcacaaattttgtctttttatttctttttcgtcttttgtgtgggttttcaaaataattactcttttaatgtttttaatgctatctttcacgattaaaagaaaaaaagaactatcaaaacatcattctcatcagagatagttagatttttgtaaaatttgacccccacacatattttaaatcctttaaagactttcaaattccttcaaatatttttatatgactcgaatttttcttggaatttttacaaattattgaaaatataaaaatatgccttcaaatcttccaaatttagcaaggagtttcaagaaaattcgaaaagattttttaatatttcagatattaaaaaatatttcttgaaaatatttttagctgactaaaattttgttttaaattttaaaaaattgccttaaaatcttccaaactttcctaggaatattaagaaaatttgtttactcaCTTGAAaccttttagaattcttttaaaagtttctaaagttctagtttaaaatctttaagaaaaatctgaattttttaacatcgttcacagttaaaaattcttttttaatcacttcaaactttttcaatatttcctgaacttactcgatttttttttaaattaaaaaattgaaaattccactttaaaCTCTTCTActcattttcgaaattcaaggaaatatttttgaatgttcggaaatctttttcatttttgtcaggttcacttttgcaaataaataatcataaaaaaattttctaggaacccaaagaatttttttttattttcttgaaacgttacaaaattcctaaaatatcttctaagttttgattattttagaatcgtttaaaaacttcttagtatctcttaaacttactcaatttgttctactattatatattttggcaaaattttgctttaaaatcttttacagtctgtttcaaaattttatcaaataattaaaaatactttgtaatcttttttaatttgctcttagaattcattagggaacaaatcctttgaattttcccTACTTCTCCTGCCTCCCGTACTATATTCCTATATTTCCTATATTTTCCTTCGCTACCACTACTTTTCCTTTCCCCTTAGTTATTTCCCATCACTTCCCCTGCTTCCCATTTCCGCATTTACCATGCGTTTTACCTCTAATTTCTAATTAGATCCACATACTTCCCCTTCGCTCGTTCCCCCTAATTTGTCCAACTTACCCTCTCCACATTTTCTCTCACTTACCCTACATAACATGCTCTAATTTTCCCTAATTCTCCTCCTCTAATTTTCCCTCACTTACCTATTTCATCTTTCCTCATTTCCCTTAATCCTCAGAATCTGCCTCCCCTTATTTTACTCAATTCTCAATCTCTCCCTTCCCTTATTTTCCTCGATTCTCATACTCTTTATCCCTTCATTTCCCTTAATTACCATACGCCCCCAACGCTCATTTCCCTTTTTCCCCATGACTATCGAGAAGATTCCATTAGGTGCTCGCAGTACTCACAGTAACCGAAGTAGATTGAACAGGACGCTCCTGAAGATTGGTATCAACAAAAGGAGCTTCGAACCTGTTCGGCCATGATAAAGAGGGTTCCTGCAGCCAGTATGGACCGGTCCACCAGATCTGATGTTGAGACAATTGACTTGGAGTCAAACCTCGAGTGGAACAGTCAGCAGGATTTTCTTTGCCCGGTATACAATGCCATTTTTCTTTGGGAACAGATTCTTGAGCTTGGCTCCTGTATGTATGATCTCATTGAGTGAGACACCATTTGAAGAGCGGCAGGATCTATTAAACACTACTCGAAGCTTCGTTGTAAGACTGCTGGCGTGGATCACACCATGATGAGGAATGTAGAAATGGCATTGAGGTGATTCTGGAATGGATACTGGAACTAGTTTAATGTGATCTAAAACCTcatattcatttagaaaatttgagtaagttttttGAATTGCCGGATCAGCTTGCAGCTTGTTCAATAGTCTTGATAGCATTCGTAAAGCTGTAGTCTTAGAATCTCCGAGATGTCCAGCTGATTTTTTAAGTGGCAATCTGACAATATAACGACCAATATTGTCTCGAGAGTGTGTGATTTTAAAATGGTTCTCGCACTCTTGATCTTCAATTCACAGAATTGTCCTTGATGTAGGTAGTGTCTGTTCTAGTTTCCAAAATTTCTGAAGCACCTCGCTAAGTTCTTCATCGATAAATAAGTGATAGCCTTGAACTTCAGATGAAGATGAACAGGTTTCTGATCGGCCAAAAAGTACCCATCCGAAAATTGTGGCTTGTGCGGTTGGAGTATTAGGTGAGCCTTTACGAAGACCTTCTTCGATGACCTAAACAGAGAGACAGATCCAATGATGACGTCTACATGACCAGGTGATTGAAAATGAGCGTCTGCAAATTGAAGCCCTTTCAAATGCGACCAATTCAGGTTGCTGGTATCGACAAATGAAAACGATTCTGTAAGTTGTCGAAGAACATGAGCAGTGATGATGCATTCGGATGAGAACTTGAAATGAGGTGTCAGAGTGACTGTAACAGAGCCTCTCGTTTGTCCAGCGTTCACAGCACCAACTCCCTTCACCTTTAACGATGATTGTTGTCTTGACAAGTGAAGATTTGAGCCAATCTCTCAGTGATGAGGGATATTTGTGAACCTGGATCAAGAAGTGTTTGAACTTTCGTCCGCTCTCCCCTTCTCGAAGTCACAATCAGCTAAACGGTAGCTAGAAGAATCCTATGTGGCGATGAGATCTTGTTTACGGCTGCACGGTTAACTTGAACATTTGAATCCGAAGTTGAAGATTCATGCTCGTCGGTTGAGCTACCTTTATGAATGGAAGAATGATGCTTCTTGCCGCATTTATTGCAGCGCCTGGTATAACGACATGCGGACGCTGGATGTAGTCCAAGGCAGTTAAAAcatagatttttctttgaaatgatttCTAGCCTTCTTTGAACTGATTGATTCACATACTCTAGACAATGGACGGCATAGTGATCTGAAGAACAAAATCCGCATTTGCTGGAATTACTCGAAGCTTGAAGTCCAGAAACTACATGGGCCTTAACTGACGGCTGATTAGATTGAAATCCCGGTCTTCGTGATTTCTCTACTGCTTGAAGTGTCAACAACCTTATCATCATAAACTCGCTGATTTGCTTCCATGTTGGAGGTTCCTTAGAAGATCCTAAATGATAATCCCAAGCTCTAACTTAATCGGAATCCAAACGCTGGACAGCTATGAAAACTAGAACATCATCCCATGTGTGGACTGGTCGGCCAAGGATTTCCAAAGTGCGATAAATTTGAGTTATGGCTGTGTATAGGCTCTCCAGCTCAGTTGCTGATTCTTTTGTCATTCTTTTCATATTCAATAAAGAATGCAAGGCTGTGTTAACTAATAACCGTttattcttgtagaagaaaacgAGAGAGTTCCAGGCATTCTGAAATTTATCAGTAGTCAGTGCCGTGTTCTTCAAAAGATGAGCTGCAGTGCCCTTGAGACTTTGCTTCAGATAATTCAACTTCCAAACAGCTGATAAGTTGGTGTTTGAAATCAccatttaatcaaaaagatcctTGAATGGGAACCATTCGGACGGTGATCCATCAAAAGTTGGTAGATTTACCTGGGGAAGACGCGGACCATACCCTAACATTGCTGAGAAGCCAGAAGCTTATGATCCTGACTGTACCGACGGTGACCTGATTCTGTTTTCACGGAAACGTTCCAATAGAGCGCTCATCTTTTCGAGTGCTTCGAAATAGCCTTCCTGCGTTGTTTTGAACATGTTTTCTTCGAAGCACGCATTTTTTAGCGAACTCTGCTTCTCCCGTGAATCAAGCTGCCTCATAGCAATAATGATGGGGTCATGATTCACTGAGAACTTCACCCAAGCTTCCTTAAGAGCGCTCCTGCGAGTTTCAACTCGGTGTGACGAAATGTTCGAAATCCCAAAACTCATTAGGTTCCCCACTGCACTCGCGATAAAATCCATATGAGACGTTTTCTCGTCGATGTGATTTTCGATGTGGCgcactttcattttaaattcgtTCACcaaatccggctcgaaggaccaaaaatGATTATTCTCAACTTGAAAATCACACTAAACCACATTAAAACTGGTACTGATGAACGAAATCACTGACACTCTTCACGTGTTAATCCGTTTTTATTGATGACACAATAATCCAAATAAATGTGGGTAAGTTGAAAGAACAGTGACAAATTAAGTAGTTAGCAAATCTGGAAACTTCTCAAGCTCAGCGTGATTCCATTTGTAGGAATAGTCAAAGAGTAAAACTCcccaaaagaattcaaattagcGGCACTTCTCAAGAAAAGAGCCAGACTTCTCAAAGAAAGAGACTTCTGGAGGATTCACAAGGCACTCGTCCAGAAGCACTAAGTTAGGAGCGGGTATGAGTCTCGACCAAgaatttaaccataaaaaagCATGTTTAGTAGACTCGACTGgtagaaaagatttgaaaagtaaCCAGAAAGGACTAGAGAAAAAAGTTCCTACAGTAATCCAAAGAATATATCATGATTTAACACCCTACTTACCCTCATGTAATTTCCTCTCACTTGTTCTTCTTAACATCCTCTTATTTACATCAATATCCGCCCATATATCCCACTAGTTCCCCTCCTCTAATTTCCCCTCCCTTTACTATTTTCCATATTCCTCATACTCCCCCTGCCCTCATTTCTCTCAATTCTCATACTCTTTTTCCCCTCATTTCTATCGATTCTCATACTCTTCATCCCTTTTTTTTCCCTTAACTATCATCCGCTCGCTACCTACATTTCCCTGCATTCTCATACATCCTATTCCCTCATTTCTtcttattaatgaaatatttacatctatttgtacaaaaatatatttttcaaataattttccaccTCTACTTTCCGTCCCCTAAATTCCCCTTACATATCCTGTCCTCCTTTTCCTCATTTTCCgttacttctcctacttcccatCCTCTAATTTCCCCTAACTCACATCACCCTGATTGCTCTCCCATaactttccctactttccctctcCACCCCTCATTCCCCTCATTACGCATACACCGCTTTCTCTAATTACCCCTTAATAATAGAATAAAGTAATAtacattcgtttaaaaataatttttttgtgcgagTGACTTGAAACCTCTTTTTTCCGTGTTTTTGAGACAGAATTTTCCTCAAATTTGAGACAAGGTagtttaatcattaaa comes from the Belonocnema kinseyi isolate 2016_QV_RU_SX_M_011 chromosome 6, B_treatae_v1, whole genome shotgun sequence genome and includes:
- the LOC117175364 gene encoding uncharacterized protein LOC117175364 codes for the protein MVISNTNLSAVWKLNYLKQSLKGTAAHLLKNTALTTDKFQNAWNSLVFFYKNKRLLVNTALHSLLNMKRMTKESATELESLYTAITQIYRTLEILGRPVHTWDDVLVFIAVQRSSKEPPTWKQISEFMMIRLLTLQAVEKSRRPGFQSNQPSVKAHVVSGLQASSNSSKCGFCSSDHYAVHCLEYVNQSVQRRLEIISKKNLCFNCLGLHPASACRYTRRCNKCGKKHHSSIHKGSSTDEHESSTSDSNVQVNRAAVKGVGAVNAGQTRGSVTVTLTPHFKFSSECIITAHVLRQLTESFSFVDTSNLNWSHLKGLQFADAHFQSPGHVDVIIGSVSLFRSSKKVFVKAHLILQPHKPQFSDGYFLADQKPVHLHLKFKAITYLSMKNLARLPLKKSAGHLGDSKTTALRMLSRLLNKLQADPAIQKTYSNFLNEYEVLDHIKLVPVSIPESPQCHFYIPHHGVIHASSLTTKLRVVSQAQESVPKEKWHCIPGKENPADCSTRGLTPSQLSQHQIWWTGPYWLQEPSLSWPNRFEAPFVDTNLQERPVQSTSVTVSTAST